In Ruminiclostridium josui JCM 17888, the genomic window CCTTACCCATCATCTTTGCAACCAGTTGAACTCTAGGCAGTTTGTCAACCTCATATTCGCCTACAAGACTGCCATTTCTCAAAATGGTAATCCTATCGCATACTGCATATACCTGTTCAAGAAAGTGTGTTACGAATATGATACCTGTTCCCTGGGCCTTTAATTTTCTCATTACCTCAAAAAGTTTTTCAACCTCATTTTCATCCAAACTTGATGTTGGTTCGTCCAAAATAAGCACTTTTGAGGTAATGTCAACAGCTCTGGCGATGGCAACCATCTGCTGCATTGCTACTGAATAATTATCCAGTGATTTTGTAACATCAATATCTACATTGAAACTTAATAATATCTCTTTTGCTCTTTTATTTATTGCTCTCCAATCAATACGCCCCGCCTTTTTTGGCTCTCTTCCTATAAAAATATTTTCAGCTACCGAAAGGTTTGGGCATAAATTTATCTCCTGGTATACGGTACTTATTCCGTTTGCTTGTGCTTCTTGGGGAGATTTATTAATAACTGGATGATTTAAACCGTCTATAAGTATTTGACCTGATTCAAATTCTTCAACACCTGTCAAAACCTTAATCAAAGTACTTTTTCCAGCACCATTTTCGCCCATAAGAGCGTGAATCTCACCGGCTCGCAATGTAAAATCTACATTGGACAATGCTGTTACTCCTGGAAAAGTCTTGCAGATGTTTCTCATTTTAAGAACTTCATGACCTTCATTCCCCACGCCTTCTCCATCCTTTCCCAATAACTTGCTGCAGTTAATCTTTTAAAAAAACAGGTGTGAAACAGTATTTTATTCACACCTGTTTTTTATTCAATTACAACCTAGGATTAAATTAATATTGACGATTTGGAAGCTCTTGTTCAGCTGTTTCAGCAGGATAAACTTTTTCATCAACATACTGTATTTTTTCAACTTTTTCGCCATTCATAAGCTTTTTAGCCAATTCAGCTACTCTTGGTCCGTGTAACGGATTACATTCTACTGATACGTTCATATCTCCGGCTATCATTGACTTGAATGCTGCTTTAACTGCATCAAAAGATACAATTACTACATCTTTTCCGGGAACCTTACCAGCTGCTTTTAAAGCATCAATTGCTCCAAAGGCCATGTTATCGTTCTGTGCTACAACTACGTCAATGTCATTGTACTGTTTGAGGAAAGATTCCATAACTTCCTGACCTTTTGCCTGAGTGAATTCCCCAGTCTGTTGTGCTAATATATTAAAATTGCTGTATTTCTTTATTGTTTCACCGAAGCCTTTTGTACGGCCTATTTCAGCAGAAGAGCCTATTGTTCCCTGAAGAACTACAACATTTTGTGTATCGGTTTTTCCCTGTTCTTTTATGTAGTTTGCCAACCATTCAGCTGCATCAACGCCTTCCTTCTGGAAGTCTGAACCAACCCAGCAGCTAAAGAGTGATTCATCTGAAACCTTTATCATTCTATCAACTATTATTACAGGTATTCCTGCATCTTTTGCTTCGCCTAATACAGTTTCCCATCCGGTTTCTGTAACAGGTGCTATTGCAATAACATCAACATCCTGTGATATAAAATCTCTTACCGCTTTAATCTGATTTTCCTGTTTTTGCTGTGCATCTGCAAAAATTAACTTAAAGCCATTTTTTTCTGACAAAGCAGACTTCATGGATGCTGTGTTAGCTACACGCCAGTCACTTTCAGCACCAACCTGTGAAAAACCTATAGTAATCAACTTATTGCTGTCTGAATCATTAGCAGCTGTAGATGATTGGGCAGCCTGAGACGAGTCAGAATCATTCGAATCCGTACCAGCAGCTCCACAACCTGCTGCCATTACTAACGAAAAGCACATTAGCAACGCAATTAACCTTTTTTTCATTAATTATTCCTCCTATAATAAACTTTACTGCCTACCGGTATTTTCCACCGACAAGATTATTTTAGCAAAGCTGTTTATTTATCGAAACAGAATATATTAAGAGTTTTTTATAATAATTTATTAAGTAAATTATTAATTCAAATAGCGTTATTGAAAAGTATATTTTTTTATGAATTTTGTTGAATTTTTTATTAATTTTAATTTATTTATAGTATAATTTAAACAATATATCTCGGCTATAATTGCCAAAACCTTTGCCGAATATTGTTACCCCACCAACATTTTGTGAATCTGGCAATACTGCTATTCTGAAAGTCCAATATTTCTGACGAATATCCAAAGATGAAAGAGATGTATCTGAAACTTTAATGCCATCTATATAAGATCCGTCCTGTGTTATCCGTATGGATTTATACAGCCCATATTGACCAACTTGCAGGCTCCACCAGTCAGGAGTATATCTTCCCCTGCTGTTTCCATAATCACCTGGACTGGTCCATTGACCAACTTTCTTTTCATTAAGAAAAAAAGTTATATCTGATGGCCAATTGCTGTTTATTCCTGGAGCTTCAGAACCAAGCTCCATTGATATTTCTAATTCTTCAGGCTGCTGAACTGAAAGCAAAAAATTTGGAAT contains:
- a CDS encoding ABC transporter substrate-binding protein translates to MKKRLIALLMCFSLVMAAGCGAAGTDSNDSDSSQAAQSSTAANDSDSNKLITIGFSQVGAESDWRVANTASMKSALSEKNGFKLIFADAQQKQENQIKAVRDFISQDVDVIAIAPVTETGWETVLGEAKDAGIPVIIVDRMIKVSDESLFSCWVGSDFQKEGVDAAEWLANYIKEQGKTDTQNVVVLQGTIGSSAEIGRTKGFGETIKKYSNFNILAQQTGEFTQAKGQEVMESFLKQYNDIDVVVAQNDNMAFGAIDALKAAGKVPGKDVVIVSFDAVKAAFKSMIAGDMNVSVECNPLHGPRVAELAKKLMNGEKVEKIQYVDEKVYPAETAEQELPNRQY